The following are encoded together in the Scytonema millei VB511283 genome:
- a CDS encoding phospholipid carrier-dependent glycosyltransferase, translating to MLAKFKHRHLLILLLIWLAGVVVDRIWFACDRSVPDWDRAEYLTSSLNYWQALQQPQWFSSDWWTDFWQLSTKAPPLAQIAAAVTQLMFGTGSDRATLVNLFFSAILLVSVYGLGLQLFSAEVGLWAAGICQLIPGLYKLRLDFLLDYPLTAVVTLCFWCLTVWRMRGQGKIQYGRGAQLCAPTPKIIPNWFWAIAFGISLGMALLVKQTALFFLLTPVVWTGVEVIRKRNIGRICQFAIALLLSAIVFMPWYRTNWLLILTGGKRATVDSAIAEGDPALNTLDAWTYYWKLLPEHISWVLLLVPIVGLLLYKSQKLKVKSQNNTPDSLIWLAIFLIGAYLLCSLNLNKDSRYVVPYLPGVALLLAYGMTCWRGRWGQQIRWSTVGLTVLVMGLNLFPLGGILGSRFASSLSPNAKHYAYMGSEYPHAQVIEEIVQTAPNLISNLGVLPSTLEVNQHNLNYFGALRNFQVYGRQVGTRQQQIVQDGRSLDWFVTKTGEQGSVPNAQTAMVQYVEQSPDFNLQKTWTLPDSSSLKLYHRRVPQVEVGSRGRKLGEQLPITNYQLPTTNIKLSRVTVPSVAPPGKPIPVTYEWSGTWEQLQPGIVLLTWKNRDSDKQSDRWIHDRAIGMGNLIHNFPTPVRAGFEPGSLALTDALSLNPPLLTSYTVTERSAMMPPSDLSAGIYTLEATYLNRNTGETYPITVPPVNLKINPAATATPAPELDLVTQERLLAATLPQGIKALDRVFAEVGRINQYDPIQDYLVQVQLAMEYRLKQEPQNIDWAYALTLAQILQQNVKGAIAALERVTQLDSQNPYAYAYLAFVHLYNWNGAAAQTALKPALALNSNIPELHALHGIAALMQGNLMQAWQDYSTFRE from the coding sequence GTGTTAGCTAAATTCAAACATCGCCATTTGCTCATTCTCCTGCTGATATGGTTAGCAGGAGTCGTAGTCGATCGCATCTGGTTTGCCTGCGATCGCTCTGTTCCAGATTGGGATCGGGCAGAATATCTGACGAGTTCGTTAAATTACTGGCAAGCACTACAACAGCCCCAGTGGTTCAGTAGCGATTGGTGGACGGATTTTTGGCAGCTTTCCACAAAAGCCCCTCCCCTAGCGCAGATTGCTGCGGCTGTAACCCAACTGATGTTTGGCACTGGCAGCGATCGCGCTACGTTGGTAAATCTATTTTTCAGTGCTATCCTGCTTGTTTCCGTCTACGGACTAGGGTTACAACTATTTAGCGCCGAAGTCGGATTATGGGCAGCTGGCATATGCCAGCTCATCCCAGGATTATATAAGTTACGCCTAGACTTTTTACTCGATTATCCCCTTACGGCTGTCGTGACACTGTGTTTTTGGTGTTTAACGGTTTGGAGGATGAGGGGACAAGGGAAAATTCAATATGGTAGGGGCGCACAGCTGTGCGCCCCTACACCTAAAATAATCCCCAATTGGTTTTGGGCGATCGCATTTGGTATTTCTCTGGGAATGGCGCTGTTAGTTAAGCAAACGGCGTTGTTTTTTTTGCTAACACCAGTTGTCTGGACTGGGGTTGAAGTTATTCGTAAACGCAATATTGGACGAATCTGCCAATTTGCGATCGCTCTACTTCTATCGGCGATCGTGTTTATGCCTTGGTATCGGACAAACTGGTTGCTGATTCTCACGGGAGGAAAACGAGCCACAGTAGATTCTGCCATAGCTGAAGGCGATCCTGCCCTCAATACCCTCGATGCTTGGACTTACTACTGGAAACTACTCCCAGAGCATATTTCTTGGGTACTGTTGCTCGTACCAATCGTAGGACTGTTGCTTTATAAAAGTCAAAAGTTAAAAGTCAAAAGTCAAAACAACACTCCCGACTCCCTCATATGGCTTGCAATCTTCCTCATCGGTGCGTATCTGCTCTGTTCGCTCAACCTGAATAAAGATAGTCGCTATGTCGTGCCTTATTTACCTGGAGTCGCGCTGTTGCTTGCCTATGGTATGACGTGCTGGCGCGGGCGCTGGGGACAGCAAATTCGCTGGAGTACGGTAGGTTTGACAGTATTAGTCATGGGATTAAATTTGTTTCCTCTAGGAGGAATATTAGGTAGTCGTTTTGCTTCAAGTCTTAGCCCTAATGCCAAACATTATGCTTACATGGGTTCGGAGTATCCCCACGCTCAAGTCATTGAAGAGATCGTCCAAACAGCACCAAATCTTATATCCAATCTAGGCGTGCTGCCTTCAACCTTAGAAGTCAATCAACATAATTTAAATTATTTTGGGGCATTACGAAACTTTCAGGTTTACGGACGACAAGTAGGAACGCGCCAACAGCAAATTGTCCAAGACGGGCGATCGCTCGATTGGTTTGTCACGAAAACAGGCGAACAAGGCTCGGTTCCAAATGCTCAAACTGCTATGGTGCAGTACGTGGAACAGTCCCCCGATTTCAATTTACAAAAAACTTGGACTTTGCCCGATAGTAGCAGCTTGAAACTGTATCATCGCCGCGTACCGCAAGTAGAAGTCGGGAGTCGGGGAAGAAAGCTGGGGGAGCAACTACCAATTACCAACTACCAACTACCAACTACCAACATAAAACTATCAAGAGTCACAGTACCGTCAGTAGCACCACCCGGAAAGCCGATTCCGGTAACTTATGAGTGGTCTGGAACGTGGGAGCAGTTGCAACCTGGTATTGTGTTACTCACATGGAAAAATCGGGATAGTGACAAACAAAGCGATCGCTGGATACACGATCGCGCGATCGGCATGGGCAATTTAATTCACAATTTCCCGACTCCCGTACGGGCGGGTTTTGAACCAGGCTCTCTTGCCTTAACTGACGCTCTGTCGCTAAACCCGCCCCTACTGACTTCCTACACTGTCACAGAACGCTCGGCAATGATGCCTCCATCCGATCTATCTGCGGGGATTTATACTTTGGAGGCGACATATTTAAACCGCAATACAGGTGAAACTTATCCCATCACCGTACCACCAGTTAACTTAAAAATTAACCCTGCGGCTACAGCCACACCTGCACCGGAATTAGATTTAGTTACGCAAGAACGACTTTTAGCAGCAACGTTACCTCAAGGAATTAAGGCATTAGATCGAGTCTTTGCAGAAGTGGGACGAATTAATCAATACGACCCAATCCAAGATTATTTGGTACAGGTGCAACTGGCAATGGAATACAGGCTGAAACAGGAACCGCAAAATATCGACTGGGCTTACGCTCTGACGTTAGCTCAAATATTGCAACAAAATGTAAAAGGTGCGATCGCGGCGCTGGAACGAGTGACGCAGCTAGACTCGCAAAACCCCTATGCCTATGCCTACCTTGCCTTTGTCCATTTATATAACTGGAATGGAGCCGCCGCCCAAACTGCCCTCAAACCTGCTCTAGCACTCAACTCCAACATCCCAGAATTACACGCCTTACATGGAATTGCTGCTCTGATGCAAGGCAATCTCATGCAAGCATGGCAAGATTATTCTACTTTTAGGGAGTAG
- a CDS encoding GNAT family N-acetyltransferase translates to MSSNFDINLTIKVAELPEDFSAMRSVRTEVFQSEQRIDPELDFDGQDESSDQIIAYLDDRPIGTARIRYLDDTTAKIERLAVLPAGRGKGIGKLIMEKAIALATQKKMQEVVIHSQEYIQGLHQKLGFEPEGAVFEEAGIPHVKMRKKLGSTY, encoded by the coding sequence ATGTCAAGCAATTTTGATATTAATTTAACAATTAAAGTTGCGGAATTACCTGAAGATTTTTCAGCCATGCGATCGGTTAGAACAGAAGTTTTTCAATCAGAACAAAGAATAGATCCAGAATTAGATTTTGATGGTCAAGATGAATCATCAGACCAAATTATTGCTTATTTGGACGATCGACCTATCGGTACTGCTAGAATTAGATATTTGGATGATACAACAGCGAAAATTGAAAGGTTGGCTGTCTTACCAGCAGGTAGGGGAAAAGGCATTGGTAAGTTAATTATGGAAAAAGCGATCGCGCTTGCAACCCAAAAGAAGATGCAAGAAGTCGTCATCCACTCCCAAGAATACATCCAAGGATTGCATCAAAAACTAGGTTTTGAACCAGAGGGAGCAGTATTTGAAGAAGCTGGCATTCCCCATGTCAAAATGAGGAAGAAATTAGGCTCAACCTATTGA
- a CDS encoding Uma2 family endonuclease produces the protein MNLPITDRVIWTTADLDLFPDNGNRYEIIDGELFVTRAPHWKHQNACARIIIALGLWSQTTGLGEVVPAPGVIFSDTDAVIPDVVWASNERLSVLLDEAGHLTAAPELVVEVLSSGSENEKRDKELKLKLYSARGVREYWIVDWHKQQVEVYRRDRAVLNLVATLMSGDELNSPMLPGFTCAIALLFA, from the coding sequence ATGAATTTACCCATAACCGATAGAGTCATCTGGACAACAGCCGATCTAGATTTATTTCCAGATAATGGCAACCGCTACGAAATTATTGACGGGGAATTGTTTGTGACCAGAGCGCCACATTGGAAACATCAAAACGCTTGTGCCAGAATCATTATTGCATTGGGTCTATGGTCGCAAACTACAGGATTAGGAGAAGTTGTACCTGCTCCTGGGGTAATTTTTTCTGATACTGATGCTGTTATTCCCGATGTGGTTTGGGCTAGCAATGAAAGATTATCTGTCTTATTAGATGAAGCCGGACATTTAACTGCTGCACCGGAGTTAGTAGTAGAAGTGCTATCCTCTGGTAGTGAAAATGAGAAGCGCGATAAGGAACTAAAACTCAAGCTTTATTCAGCAAGGGGTGTGAGAGAATATTGGATTGTAGATTGGCACAAGCAACAGGTTGAAGTTTATCGGCGCGATCGAGCGGTTTTAAATTTAGTTGCCACTCTGATGAGTGGAGATGAGTTAAATTCACCTATGCTACCTGGTTTTACCTGTGCGATCGCATTGTTATTTGCTTAA
- the pruA gene encoding L-glutamate gamma-semialdehyde dehydrogenase, protein MVLQAQPSTYEPKTQEIAKQLLAATRENRSFFASIREQMRWDDKLLAWAMSNPGLRVQLFRFIDCLPALRSKPEIARHLQEYLGDESVELPTALKGMLNFANPDSMPGQVAATTVSTAVETLAHKYIAGENIQQTLKTIERLRKEKMAFTIDILGEAVITEAEAQSYLERYLDLMAQLAAASKNWKPVAQIDEADGEALPQVQVSVKLTAFYSQFDPLDAAGSTARVSDRIRTVLRKAKELGVSIHFDMEQYAYKDLIFSILKQVLQEEEFRSRTDVGVTIQAYLRDSERDAQDLIAWVKQRGYPLTVRLVKGAYWDQETIKAEQKHWQQPVFNDKAATDLNFEKITQLLLENHEYIYSAIGSHNVRSQAHAIAIAETLKIPRRRFEMQVLYGMGDKLAKALSDRGYRVRVYCPYGELLPGMAYLIRRLLENTANSSFLRQNLEERPIEELIAPPILREQGAGSREQGVGSRESGVGSRESERRSLSPHSSLLTPHPFNPAADTDYAVVEAREQSQQAFQQVRQLFGKTYLPLVNGEYVSTSEIIDSVNPSNFSEVVGKVGLLSVEQAEQAMQAAKAAFPGWKNTPAKQRASILRKAGDLMELRRAELSAWIVLEVGKPVKEADSEVSEAIDFCRYYAAEMERLDAGYNYDVAGETNRYLYQPRGIAVVISPWNFPLAIATGMTVAALVAGNCTLLKPAETSSVIAAKLTEILVEAGFPKGVYQFVPGKGSKVGAHLVNHPDTHLIAFTGSREVGCRIYAEAAKVQPGQKHLKRVIAEMGGKNGMIVDESADLDQAVVGVVQSAFGYSGQKCSAASRVIVLDSVYDTFIHRLVEATRSLNIGATELPSTQVGPVIDGNAQARIREYIEQGRQEAKVAVEIPASDNGYFVNPTIFTEVPPTATIAQEEIFGPVVAVIRVKDFEEAIAVANGTDYALTGGLYSRTPSHIQMAQEQFEVGNLYINRTITGAIVARQPFGGFKMSGVGSKAGGPDYLLQFLEPRAITENVQRQGFAPIEGAE, encoded by the coding sequence GTGGTATTACAAGCACAACCAAGCACCTACGAACCAAAAACGCAGGAAATCGCCAAACAATTGCTAGCGGCGACGCGAGAAAATCGTTCGTTTTTTGCCTCAATCCGCGAACAAATGCGCTGGGATGACAAGTTACTCGCTTGGGCAATGAGTAATCCTGGGTTGCGGGTGCAGCTATTTCGTTTTATTGACTGTTTGCCTGCTTTGCGGAGTAAGCCAGAAATTGCTCGCCATTTACAAGAATACCTTGGCGATGAGTCGGTAGAACTTCCGACTGCCTTAAAAGGAATGCTCAATTTTGCTAACCCAGATTCTATGCCTGGGCAGGTAGCAGCAACGACAGTATCTACAGCTGTAGAAACTTTAGCGCATAAATATATCGCTGGAGAAAATATTCAGCAGACATTAAAGACAATCGAACGGCTGCGGAAGGAAAAAATGGCATTCACCATCGATATTTTGGGTGAAGCAGTCATTACTGAAGCGGAAGCGCAGTCATATTTAGAACGTTATTTAGATCTAATGGCACAGCTAGCAGCAGCTAGCAAGAATTGGAAACCAGTCGCCCAAATTGATGAAGCTGATGGGGAAGCTTTGCCACAAGTACAAGTTTCGGTAAAGCTGACGGCGTTTTACTCTCAGTTCGATCCATTGGATGCGGCAGGTAGTACGGCAAGAGTTAGCGATCGCATCCGTACTGTATTAAGAAAAGCCAAAGAATTAGGCGTATCGATCCATTTTGATATGGAACAATACGCTTACAAAGACCTGATTTTCTCTATTTTAAAACAAGTTTTGCAAGAAGAAGAATTTCGCAGTCGTACAGATGTTGGTGTAACAATTCAAGCATATTTGCGCGACAGCGAACGAGATGCGCAAGATTTAATCGCTTGGGTAAAACAGCGAGGCTATCCCTTAACCGTCAGACTGGTTAAAGGTGCCTATTGGGATCAAGAAACGATTAAAGCCGAACAAAAACACTGGCAGCAACCTGTATTTAACGACAAAGCAGCCACAGATCTGAACTTTGAAAAAATTACCCAGTTGTTGTTAGAAAATCACGAATACATCTATTCAGCAATAGGTAGTCATAACGTGCGATCGCAAGCCCATGCAATCGCGATCGCTGAAACTCTCAAAATTCCTCGTCGTCGCTTTGAAATGCAAGTTCTGTATGGCATGGGCGATAAACTAGCAAAAGCATTAAGCGATCGCGGTTATCGAGTCCGGGTTTACTGTCCCTATGGCGAACTTTTACCTGGAATGGCTTATTTGATTCGCCGCTTGTTGGAAAATACCGCCAATAGTTCCTTCCTGCGCCAAAATTTGGAAGAACGCCCGATTGAGGAATTGATTGCACCACCTATTTTGAGGGAGCAGGGAGCAGGGAGTCGAGAGCAGGGAGTCGGGAGTCGGGAGTCGGGAGTCGGGAGTCGGGAGTCGGAAAGAAGATCGCTTTCCCCTCACTCCTCACTCCTCACTCCTCACCCCTTCAATCCTGCTGCTGACACCGATTATGCCGTAGTCGAGGCGAGAGAACAGTCACAACAGGCTTTTCAACAAGTGCGACAGCTATTTGGTAAAACCTATTTGCCTCTGGTTAATGGCGAGTACGTTTCTACATCAGAAATTATTGATTCTGTGAATCCGTCAAACTTCAGCGAGGTGGTGGGAAAAGTCGGACTCCTCAGCGTCGAACAAGCAGAACAGGCAATGCAAGCGGCGAAGGCGGCTTTTCCTGGGTGGAAAAATACCCCAGCCAAGCAACGGGCGAGTATTTTGCGCAAAGCTGGCGATTTGATGGAACTCCGCCGCGCCGAACTATCAGCATGGATCGTGCTAGAAGTTGGTAAGCCTGTCAAAGAAGCCGATTCAGAAGTATCGGAGGCGATCGATTTCTGTCGCTACTATGCGGCGGAAATGGAAAGATTAGATGCAGGTTACAACTACGACGTAGCAGGGGAAACAAACCGTTACCTTTACCAACCGAGGGGAATTGCGGTGGTAATTTCTCCTTGGAATTTTCCTTTAGCGATCGCCACTGGCATGACTGTAGCGGCGCTGGTAGCAGGAAACTGTACTCTGCTTAAGCCTGCGGAAACATCTTCTGTCATTGCGGCAAAATTAACCGAAATTTTGGTTGAAGCTGGATTTCCCAAAGGTGTCTATCAATTTGTTCCTGGGAAAGGTTCTAAAGTTGGGGCGCATTTGGTAAACCATCCCGACACGCACTTAATTGCATTTACAGGTTCCCGCGAAGTGGGTTGTCGGATTTATGCGGAAGCGGCAAAAGTCCAACCAGGACAAAAGCATCTCAAGCGCGTTATCGCCGAGATGGGTGGTAAGAATGGGATGATTGTCGATGAAAGTGCAGATCTAGACCAAGCCGTGGTGGGTGTGGTGCAATCGGCTTTCGGTTATAGCGGACAAAAGTGTTCGGCTGCATCAAGAGTCATTGTTTTAGATTCGGTTTACGATACTTTCATTCACCGCTTAGTAGAAGCGACGCGATCGCTCAACATTGGTGCAACGGAATTACCCAGTACTCAAGTCGGTCCCGTCATTGATGGTAACGCGCAAGCTCGTATTCGCGAGTATATCGAGCAAGGGCGACAAGAAGCAAAAGTCGCTGTAGAAATACCTGCCTCAGATAACGGCTATTTTGTCAACCCTACGATTTTTACCGAAGTGCCTCCCACAGCCACGATCGCCCAAGAAGAGATTTTTGGTCCCGTGGTAGCGGTAATTCGGGTGAAGGACTTTGAAGAGGCGATCGCCGTTGCTAACGGGACTGACTACGCCTTGACGGGGGGACTGTATTCTCGTACCCCATCCCACATTCAGATGGCACAGGAACAGTTTGAAGTGGGTAACTTGTATATCAACCGCACGATAACAGGGGCGATCGTCGCCAGACAACCCTTCGGCGGCTTCAAAATGTCTGGAGTTGGTTCCAAAGCTGGTGGTCCCGATTATTTATTACAATTCTTGGAACCGCGTGCAATCACGGAAAACGTTCAGCGTCAGGGTTTTGCCCCCATTGAAGGCGCAGAATAG
- a CDS encoding class I fructose-bisphosphate aldolase, with translation MTATLSAPQAIESWLGQEAEDLLTYKAKVPKDLLHLPSPDAVDRFFSTSDRNPQVLRSLQQLYSHGRLANTGYLSILPVDQGIEHSAGASFAPNPMYFDPENIVKLAMAAECNAVATTLGVLGIVSRKYAHKIPFIVKINHNELLTFPNQFDQVLFGSVEQAWNLGAVAVGATIYFGSENSTRQIQEISRAFARAHELGMATILWCYLRNNAFKQDKDYHLAGDLTGQANHIGVTIEADIIKQKLPELDRGYEAVAKASGKSYGKTNERIYTDLTSDHPIDLTRYQVLNCYSGRVGLINSGGASGKNDFAEAVRTAVINKRAGGSGLISGRKTFQRPFEEGVKLFHTIQDVYLSPEVTIA, from the coding sequence ATGACTGCTACGCTGTCTGCACCCCAAGCGATTGAGTCTTGGTTGGGTCAAGAAGCAGAAGACCTCCTCACGTACAAAGCTAAGGTTCCCAAAGATTTATTACATTTACCAAGCCCAGACGCAGTAGACCGATTTTTTAGCACGAGCGATCGCAATCCTCAAGTATTGCGCAGCCTTCAGCAACTCTACTCTCACGGGCGATTGGCAAATACGGGTTATCTTTCAATTTTGCCAGTAGACCAAGGGATCGAACACTCCGCAGGGGCTTCGTTTGCACCCAATCCAATGTATTTCGATCCAGAAAATATTGTTAAATTGGCAATGGCAGCCGAGTGTAACGCCGTTGCTACCACGTTGGGTGTTTTGGGCATAGTTTCTCGCAAGTATGCCCACAAAATCCCCTTCATTGTCAAAATCAATCACAACGAGTTACTCACTTTTCCCAATCAATTCGATCAAGTTTTGTTTGGTTCGGTCGAGCAAGCTTGGAATTTAGGCGCTGTGGCAGTTGGAGCTACAATATACTTCGGTTCGGAAAACTCGACGCGCCAAATTCAAGAAATCAGTCGCGCTTTTGCCCGCGCCCACGAATTAGGAATGGCAACAATCTTATGGTGCTATTTGCGTAACAACGCCTTCAAGCAGGATAAAGATTATCACCTAGCTGGCGATCTCACCGGACAGGCAAACCACATCGGTGTCACGATTGAAGCCGATATTATCAAACAAAAATTGCCAGAACTCGATCGCGGTTACGAAGCTGTTGCTAAAGCTAGCGGCAAAAGTTACGGTAAAACTAACGAAAGAATCTACACCGATTTAACGAGCGACCATCCAATCGATCTCACCCGCTACCAAGTTCTCAATTGCTACAGCGGACGAGTGGGATTAATTAACTCTGGTGGTGCTTCTGGTAAAAATGATTTTGCCGAAGCCGTGCGTACGGCTGTAATTAACAAACGGGCTGGTGGTTCTGGCTTAATTTCCGGTCGCAAAACCTTCCAACGCCCCTTTGAAGAAGGAGTCAAGCTGTTCCATACAATTCAAGATGTTTACCTCTCTCCAGAGGTAACTATTGCTTGA
- the glgP gene encoding alpha-glucan family phosphorylase: MVELLQSLASRLTTKLPSNLDSLGQLALNFWWSWTPEGVAIFRDIDVSAWEQCQHNPIQFLSMSEEKLAQLATQPAYLERLRSVAAKFDSYMQSSHSTWAKQTAPEITPQQPVAYFSVEFGLHQTLHIYAGGLGILAGDHLKSASDLGLPMVGVGLLYRQGYFQQQLDASGWQQETYPEQDLETLPLELVRDSSGEPLKIKVTMCDRSVTVQAWRVRVGRVNLYLLDTGLEDNQKRDRQITNRLYQANDNVRIAQEMVLGIGGVRLLQHLGLDPKIYHLNESNAAFTLLEVARQLVHRGEPFERVKTVVQQRCVFTTHTPVLAGHQTFSIDLMTEYFANYWQQLGLTKDQFLALGASEQQDTEEKFSMTALALRLSKAANGVSQLNGGVNRQMWSPLYPQEIEPAPIGAITNGVHAGTWTAPSISELYAQYLDKDWTKRMSDRHLWENVNNIPDAEIWQRHQQLKEDLIAHVRTWVKQTRQRRGEDPQAIEECDRLFDPNVLTIGLARRFSSYKRGDLIFREPQRALQILSNSAQPVQIIFAGKAHPADDKSKQIIQNLIEWTRRPELHQRIIFLEDYDILIAKKLVQGVDLWLNTPLRPQEASGTSGQKVCFNGGINCSILDGWWREAYQQGADSKGVNGWAIGEDCSLDDSEAQAQKDAESLYDLLTREIVPLFYDRTSPELPDRWIAMMKASIKTAIPRFNTDRMVMEYVHQMYLSTANNAAPI; this comes from the coding sequence ATGGTTGAACTTCTACAATCTCTGGCATCTCGCTTAACTACCAAGCTGCCCTCAAATCTAGATTCGCTCGGGCAGCTAGCGCTAAACTTTTGGTGGAGCTGGACACCGGAGGGTGTAGCCATTTTTCGCGATATTGACGTGTCAGCATGGGAGCAGTGCCAGCATAACCCCATACAATTTCTTTCAATGTCAGAAGAAAAACTCGCACAGCTAGCAACACAACCAGCTTACTTAGAACGCCTCAGATCCGTAGCTGCGAAATTTGACAGCTACATGCAATCTTCTCACTCCACCTGGGCAAAGCAGACTGCTCCTGAGATTACGCCTCAACAACCAGTAGCATATTTTTCCGTGGAATTTGGCTTGCATCAGACTCTACATATTTATGCTGGCGGTTTGGGAATTTTAGCAGGCGACCACCTCAAGTCAGCTTCAGATTTAGGTTTACCAATGGTAGGCGTAGGATTGCTGTATCGCCAAGGCTATTTTCAACAACAGTTAGATGCCTCTGGTTGGCAACAAGAAACTTATCCAGAGCAAGATCTAGAAACATTACCTTTGGAATTGGTGCGAGATTCAAGTGGGGAACCGCTAAAAATTAAAGTGACAATGTGCGATCGCTCGGTTACAGTGCAAGCTTGGCGCGTGCGAGTCGGTAGGGTAAATCTCTATTTACTAGACACGGGATTGGAGGATAATCAAAAGCGCGATCGCCAAATTACCAATCGTCTCTATCAGGCAAATGACAACGTTCGCATTGCCCAAGAAATGGTTTTAGGTATTGGCGGAGTCAGGCTGTTACAACATTTAGGACTCGACCCCAAAATTTATCATTTGAATGAAAGCAATGCTGCTTTTACACTCCTGGAAGTAGCCCGTCAGTTAGTACATCGAGGCGAACCTTTCGAGCGAGTCAAAACTGTCGTACAACAGCGATGCGTTTTCACCACTCACACACCCGTGCTGGCTGGACATCAAACTTTCTCCATCGATTTGATGACGGAGTATTTTGCTAATTACTGGCAGCAGCTAGGACTGACAAAAGACCAATTTTTAGCATTGGGCGCATCAGAGCAACAAGACACTGAGGAAAAATTTAGTATGACGGCGCTAGCTTTGCGGCTGTCAAAAGCAGCTAACGGCGTGAGTCAGCTTAATGGTGGGGTAAATCGTCAAATGTGGTCGCCACTCTATCCACAGGAAATAGAACCAGCACCAATTGGGGCGATTACAAATGGCGTTCATGCGGGAACTTGGACTGCACCGTCGATTTCAGAATTATACGCTCAATATTTGGATAAAGACTGGACAAAACGGATGAGCGATCGCCACCTTTGGGAAAACGTAAATAATATTCCCGATGCAGAAATTTGGCAGCGACATCAACAACTTAAGGAAGATTTAATCGCTCATGTCAGAACGTGGGTAAAACAAACAAGGCAAAGACGAGGTGAAGATCCTCAAGCTATAGAGGAATGCGATCGCCTGTTTGACCCTAACGTATTAACAATTGGATTAGCTCGTCGCTTCAGTTCTTATAAACGCGGCGATTTAATTTTTCGCGAGCCGCAACGCGCTCTGCAAATCTTGAGCAATTCAGCCCAACCCGTACAGATAATTTTTGCTGGTAAAGCTCATCCGGCGGACGACAAGAGCAAGCAGATTATTCAAAATTTAATTGAGTGGACTCGTCGCCCAGAATTACACCAGCGAATTATCTTTTTGGAAGATTACGACATCCTGATAGCGAAAAAGTTAGTTCAAGGAGTCGATCTTTGGCTCAATACTCCTCTAAGACCTCAAGAAGCTTCAGGGACTAGCGGGCAGAAAGTCTGTTTTAATGGGGGAATTAATTGCAGTATTCTCGATGGTTGGTGGCGCGAAGCCTATCAGCAGGGAGCAGATAGTAAAGGTGTCAACGGTTGGGCAATTGGCGAAGATTGTTCTTTAGACGATTCTGAAGCTCAGGCGCAAAAAGATGCCGAATCTCTCTACGATCTCCTTACCCGAGAGATAGTACCTTTGTTTTACGATCGCACTTCGCCAGAGTTACCGGATCGCTGGATCGCCATGATGAAAGCTTCCATTAAAACTGCAATCCCAAGGTTTAATACTGACCGGATGGTAATGGAATACGTACATCAAATGTATTTATCAACGGCAAATAATGCTGCGCCGATTTAA